The proteins below are encoded in one region of Cyclopterus lumpus isolate fCycLum1 chromosome 8, fCycLum1.pri, whole genome shotgun sequence:
- the ddx5 gene encoding probable ATP-dependent RNA helicase DDX5 isoform X2 produces the protein MPGYSDRDRGRDRDRGYGGSGGPPRFGGNRGGGGGGGGGKFGNPGERLRKKQWNMDELPKFEKNFYQQHPDVARRSPQDVEQYRRSKVITFKGRECPNPIAKFHEAAFPSYVMDVINKLNWSEPTPIQAQGWPLALSGKDMVGIAQTGSGKTLSYLLPAIVHINHQPFLERGDGPICLVLAPTRELAQQVQQVAAEYGRASRLKTTCIYGGAPKGPQIRDLERGVEICIATPGRLIDFLEAGKTNLRRCTYLVLDEADRMLDMGFEPQIRKIVDQIRPDRQTLMWSATWPKEVRQLAEDFLKEYVQINVGALQLSANHNILQIVDVCNDGEKENKLIRLLEEIMSEKENKTIIFVETKRRCDDLTRRMRRDGWPAMGIHGDKSQQERDWVLNEFKYGKAPILIATDVASRGLDVEDVKFVINFDYPNNSEDYIHRIGRTARSQKTGTAYTFFTPNNMRQATDLISVLREANQAINPKLLQMAEDRGGKSNWSFKGRQRW, from the exons ATGCCTGGATATTCTGACAGAGACCGTGGCCGAGATAGAGATAGAGG CTATGGCGGCAGTGGCGGTCCTCCTCGCTTTGGAGGGAAccgtggtggaggaggtggaggaggaggaggaaagttCGGCAATCCCGGTGAACGACTGCGGAAGAAACAATGGAACATGGACGAGCTCCCGAAGTTTGAGAAAAACTTCTACCAACAGCATCCCGATGTTGCTCGGAGGTCTCCg CAAGATGTCGAACAATACAGAAGGTCCAAAGTGATAACATTCAAGGGGAGAGAATGCCCAAATCCCATTGCCAAGTTCCACGAGGCTGCCTTTCCAT CTTATGTGATGGATGTGATCAACAAACTGAACTGGAGTGAACCAACACCCATCCAGGCTCAAGGCTGGCCCCTGGCCCTGAGTGGCAAGGACATGGTCGGCATTGCACAGACTGGCTCTGGCAAGACGCTTTCC TATCTGTTGCCTGCAATTGTGCACATCAACCACCAGCCTTTCCTGGAACGTGGGGACGGCCCCATC TGCTTGGTGTTAGCCCCGACTCGTGAGCTTGCACAGCAGGTGCAACAGGTGGCTGCAGAATATGGCAGAGCTTCTCGTCTGAAGACAACCTGTATCTACGGAGGAGCACCAAAAGGACCCCAAATCCGTGACCTGGAAAGAG GTGTGGAGATCTGCATCGCCACTCCAGGGCGACTCATTGACTTCCTTGAGGCAGGAAAAACAAACCTTCGTCGGTGCACATATCTTGTGCTGGATGAGGCCGACCGGATGCTTGACATGGGCTTTGAGCCTCAGATCCGTAAAATTGTCGACCAAATCAGA CCTGACCGCCAGACTCTGATGTGGAGTGCCACTTGGCCCAAAGAGGTTCGTCAGCTGGCAGAGGACTTCCTGAAAGAGTACGTCCAGATCAATGTTGGGGCCCTGCAGCTCAGTGCCAACCACAACATCCTGCAAATCGTGGATGTGTGTAACGATGGCGAGAAAGAGAACAA GCTCATCCGTCTGCTTGAGGAAatcatgagtgagaaggagaacaagactATCATCTTtgtagagacaaagagacgctGTGATGATCTCACCAGGAGAATGAGGAGGGATGG GTGGCCAGCTATGGGAATCCATGGAGATAAAAGCCAGCAGGAAAGAGACTGGGTTCTCAATG agtTCAAATATGGAAAGGCTCCAATTCTCATTGCTACAGATGTTGCCTCCAGAGGTCTAG ATGTTGAAGATGTGAAATTTGTCATCAACTTTGACTACCCCAACAACTCTGAGGACTATATCCACCGCATTGGCAGAACCGCTCGTAGCCAAAAGACAGGCACAGCTTACACCTTCTTCACTCCAAACAACATGAGGCAGGCCACTGACCTCATCTCTGTGCTCCGCGAGGCCAACCAGGCGATCAACCCCAAGCTCCTCCAAATGGCGGAAGACAGAGGAGGTAAATCTAATTG GTCGTTCAAGGGGAGGCAGAGGTGGTGA
- the ddx5 gene encoding probable ATP-dependent RNA helicase DDX5 isoform X1, which yields MPGYSDRDRGRDRDRGYGGSGGPPRFGGNRGGGGGGGGGKFGNPGERLRKKQWNMDELPKFEKNFYQQHPDVARRSPQDVEQYRRSKVITFKGRECPNPIAKFHEAAFPSYVMDVINKLNWSEPTPIQAQGWPLALSGKDMVGIAQTGSGKTLSYLLPAIVHINHQPFLERGDGPICLVLAPTRELAQQVQQVAAEYGRASRLKTTCIYGGAPKGPQIRDLERGVEICIATPGRLIDFLEAGKTNLRRCTYLVLDEADRMLDMGFEPQIRKIVDQIRPDRQTLMWSATWPKEVRQLAEDFLKEYVQINVGALQLSANHNILQIVDVCNDGEKENKLIRLLEEIMSEKENKTIIFVETKRRCDDLTRRMRRDGWPAMGIHGDKSQQERDWVLNEFKYGKAPILIATDVASRGLDVEDVKFVINFDYPNNSEDYIHRIGRTARSQKTGTAYTFFTPNNMRQATDLISVLREANQAINPKLLQMAEDRGGRSRGGRGGDFRDDRRDRYSGRRDFGSFRDRDNGRGFDNGPNKAFGTTTQNGGYGGDAAAASGNGFTAASFNGNGQSNFNNQAGAFGGQNFQAQQFALPKGGAQTGASHPPFPFPQAQAPPQQHPPPLVPYPMPPQFAQ from the exons ATGCCTGGATATTCTGACAGAGACCGTGGCCGAGATAGAGATAGAGG CTATGGCGGCAGTGGCGGTCCTCCTCGCTTTGGAGGGAAccgtggtggaggaggtggaggaggaggaggaaagttCGGCAATCCCGGTGAACGACTGCGGAAGAAACAATGGAACATGGACGAGCTCCCGAAGTTTGAGAAAAACTTCTACCAACAGCATCCCGATGTTGCTCGGAGGTCTCCg CAAGATGTCGAACAATACAGAAGGTCCAAAGTGATAACATTCAAGGGGAGAGAATGCCCAAATCCCATTGCCAAGTTCCACGAGGCTGCCTTTCCAT CTTATGTGATGGATGTGATCAACAAACTGAACTGGAGTGAACCAACACCCATCCAGGCTCAAGGCTGGCCCCTGGCCCTGAGTGGCAAGGACATGGTCGGCATTGCACAGACTGGCTCTGGCAAGACGCTTTCC TATCTGTTGCCTGCAATTGTGCACATCAACCACCAGCCTTTCCTGGAACGTGGGGACGGCCCCATC TGCTTGGTGTTAGCCCCGACTCGTGAGCTTGCACAGCAGGTGCAACAGGTGGCTGCAGAATATGGCAGAGCTTCTCGTCTGAAGACAACCTGTATCTACGGAGGAGCACCAAAAGGACCCCAAATCCGTGACCTGGAAAGAG GTGTGGAGATCTGCATCGCCACTCCAGGGCGACTCATTGACTTCCTTGAGGCAGGAAAAACAAACCTTCGTCGGTGCACATATCTTGTGCTGGATGAGGCCGACCGGATGCTTGACATGGGCTTTGAGCCTCAGATCCGTAAAATTGTCGACCAAATCAGA CCTGACCGCCAGACTCTGATGTGGAGTGCCACTTGGCCCAAAGAGGTTCGTCAGCTGGCAGAGGACTTCCTGAAAGAGTACGTCCAGATCAATGTTGGGGCCCTGCAGCTCAGTGCCAACCACAACATCCTGCAAATCGTGGATGTGTGTAACGATGGCGAGAAAGAGAACAA GCTCATCCGTCTGCTTGAGGAAatcatgagtgagaaggagaacaagactATCATCTTtgtagagacaaagagacgctGTGATGATCTCACCAGGAGAATGAGGAGGGATGG GTGGCCAGCTATGGGAATCCATGGAGATAAAAGCCAGCAGGAAAGAGACTGGGTTCTCAATG agtTCAAATATGGAAAGGCTCCAATTCTCATTGCTACAGATGTTGCCTCCAGAGGTCTAG ATGTTGAAGATGTGAAATTTGTCATCAACTTTGACTACCCCAACAACTCTGAGGACTATATCCACCGCATTGGCAGAACCGCTCGTAGCCAAAAGACAGGCACAGCTTACACCTTCTTCACTCCAAACAACATGAGGCAGGCCACTGACCTCATCTCTGTGCTCCGCGAGGCCAACCAGGCGATCAACCCCAAGCTCCTCCAAATGGCGGAAGACAGAGGAG GTCGTTCAAGGGGAGGCAGAGGTGGTGATTTCAGAGACGACCGACGGGATAGGTATTCTGGAAGGCGTGATTTTGGCAGTTTTAGGGACCGGGATAATGGCAGAGGGTTTGACAACGGACCAAATAAAGCCTTTGGCACAACTACGCAGAATGGAGGCTATGGGGGTGATGCCGCCGCCGCCAGCGGCAACGGCTTCACTGCAGCCAGCTTCAACGGTAATGGACAGTCCAACTTTAACAACCAAGCTGGAGCCTTTGGAGGCCAGAATTTCCAGGCCCAACAGTTTGCTCTCCCTAAGGGTGGCGCACAGACTGGTGCGAGTCATCCCCCATTCCCCTTCCCCCAGGCACAGGCGCCGCCGCAGCAGCATCCTCCACCGCTGGTGCCATACCCCATGCCCCCTCAGTTCGCTCAGTAA